From Candidatus Margulisiibacteriota bacterium, the proteins below share one genomic window:
- a CDS encoding type II toxin-antitoxin system RelE/ParE family toxin, which produces MYRLRIQDKAVKSFKKVSEPYKTLIKRKIELLKNFSNDLPNIKALQGEYKGLYRLRSGDYRVLFAVKEEEIIIIDVFSRGQGY; this is translated from the coding sequence ATGTACCGGCTGCGCATTCAAGACAAAGCAGTTAAGTCTTTCAAAAAAGTTTCCGAACCGTACAAAACTTTAATTAAACGGAAAATAGAACTGTTAAAAAACTTTAGTAATGATCTGCCGAATATTAAAGCTTTACAAGGGGAGTATAAAGGATTGTACCGTTTGCGCAGCGGTGATTATCGAGTGCTTTTTGCTGTTAAAGAAGAAGAGATTATTATTATTGATGTTTTTTCCA